The genomic region ATCAAGGATCGATTGAGGGCAAGCTTCAAAAGAAATAGGATAAGATAGGCAAACTCAAGATAGGAGAAGCAGATCATGAAAGTTTCTGATTCCGATCGCACTCAACACCCCCACAAACCCTTACCTCCCCCTCCTCATCCATCCAAAAGCCCTCAACCCTTTCAAGCGGGAAACTTAATCAAAAAAATTGTACAGCACGCCCACACCAATAAAGCCTCGGATATTCATATTCGCGTGGGACAGGTCACCCGATTTCGAGTCCGGGGTAAAATGATGAAGCTCAAAGAGCAAAATCCAGTCACCCCCGAACAATTCGATCAGTACCTAGAAGATATTCTGCCCCCAGAACAACGTCAAAAATTTGCCCAAGATAAAGAATTAGATACAGCCATATTTTATGAAGGATTAGTGCGCTGTCGGGTCAATTGCTTTGACTCTCTAACTGGGGGAGCCATGGTATTACGCTTGATTAGTTTGGAGATTCCTACCATCGAGCAATTGGGCTTACCCGAAGTGTTACAGGATCTCATTTGTAGTCAACAAGGTCTAATTTTAGTCACGGGGCCAACCGGGTCAGGAAAATCAACCACATTGGCGGCGATGATTGATTTTCTCAATAAGAGCGAATATAAACATATTGTCACCATTGAAGACCCCATTGAGTATGTGCATCCCTCCCATAAATGTTTACTCAGTCAACGGGAAGTGGGGTTACATACCCATGATTTTTACCAGGCCCTGCGAGCCGTTTTGCGGGAAGATCCAGATGTAATTTTAATTGGAGAAATGCGCGATCGCATTACCGTAAATACTGCTCTGCAAGCGGCTCAAACCGGTCACTTAGTGCTGGGAACCCTCCATACTCGTAATGCCATTAATGCCATTAATCGCCTGTTAAATCTCTATAGTGCAGAGGAACAGCAAGCCGTTCGCATTCAAGTGGCGGATTCTCTCGTAGGTGTGGTTGCCCAATTGTTACTACCAACAACCGATGGACGACGGACAGCGGCCCATGAAATCTTGGTCAATACTCCAGCCATGCAAGACTATTTATTAAAAGGGTCTGAAGATGAAGCGTTTCAATTAATGGAAACAGGCAAAATGGATGGGATGTGTGTGATGAA from Roseofilum capinflatum BLCC-M114 harbors:
- a CDS encoding type IV pilus twitching motility protein PilT is translated as MKVSDSDRTQHPHKPLPPPPHPSKSPQPFQAGNLIKKIVQHAHTNKASDIHIRVGQVTRFRVRGKMMKLKEQNPVTPEQFDQYLEDILPPEQRQKFAQDKELDTAIFYEGLVRCRVNCFDSLTGGAMVLRLISLEIPTIEQLGLPEVLQDLICSQQGLILVTGPTGSGKSTTLAAMIDFLNKSEYKHIVTIEDPIEYVHPSHKCLLSQREVGLHTHDFYQALRAVLREDPDVILIGEMRDRITVNTALQAAQTGHLVLGTLHTRNAINAINRLLNLYSAEEQQAVRIQVADSLVGVVAQLLLPTTDGRRTAAHEILVNTPAMQDYLLKGSEDEAFQLMETGKMDGMCVMNQSLYKLILEGRITIEEAQKVSSDPGELDRLMRTGGYDAHQSPRDWQ